TgccgcagccactgtggaaaacagtgtggacctTCTGCAAGCAGTTAAAAgttgagctaccgtatgatccagtaatctcacTTCTTGGTATATCCCCGAGGGAAATGAAAAACGATatccgggacgcctgggtggcacagcggttaagcgtctgccttcagctcagggcgtgatcctggcattatgggatcgagtcccacatcaggctcctctgctgtgagcctgcttcttcctctcccactccccctgcttgtgttccctctcttgctggctgtctctatctctgtcaaataaataaataaaatctttaaaaaaaaaaaaaaaaaaaaaagaaaaacgataTCCAAGAGACGTACGCACTCCGTGTTTATTGAAGCACTACTCACGATTGCCAAAATACGGcaacaacccaagtgcccatccacagctgaatggataaagtacATGTGATTTAcatcatggaatattattcggtcatgaagaagaaaaaacatactCGTgctaaaaaaaattgcaaaaacatATTTCATGGGATATACTTTTACTCAAAATTGTTTGGTGtttctttgaaattcaaaaaACGGGATCatagaagaacagaaagaacTCCGTTTGGGGCACATTGAAGTGCCTCCTTACTGCTCTGGGACGGCTGTCCACCCAACGGTGCAATGAAGGGGCTGGACTCACAGAGGTCATGGAAGATGGGTTCCTCTTCTCTGAACACACACACGCCCCAGGGCAGCCTTCACCTCCTTGTTCCGGAGGCTGTAGATGAGGGGGTTGAGCATGGGGGTCACCAGGGTGTAGGACagggacaccacctgcttgctcTCTGGGGAGTAGCTGGCCTTGGGTCGCAAGTGGATGACCCCCGTGGTGCCGTAAAACAGAACCACCACGATGAGGTGCGAGGCGCATGTGGACAGGGCCTTGTGGCGCCCCGTGGCCAACGGCAGCCGAAGCACGGTGGCCACAATCTTGCTGTAGGACGTGGCTATCAGACAGAAGGGAACAATCATGATCAGCACCGTGGCCGCCAGCACATTGGCCTCGAAGACTCTGGTGTCCGCACACACCAGGCTCAGCAGAGGGGCGATGTCACAGAAGAAGTGGCGGATGCCACGTGGCCCACAGAACGGGAAGCTGAACAGCCAGACGGTGAAGACCAGCGACACGGGGACTCCGGCCAGCCAGCACGTGGCGGCCAGCAGGTGGCAAAGCCGGGGGGTCATGATGGCCCCATAGCGCAGGGGCCTGCAGATGGCCACGTACCGGTCCCAGGCCATGGCGGTCAGGAGAAAGCACTCGGACGTGACGCACGACAGCACGAGGAGCAGCTGCAGGGCGCAGCCCGTGGGGGACACGCCCCGCCCGGGCCGCAGCAGGGTCACCAGCAGCCGGGGCGCGATGTTCAGCGAGAAGGAGATCTCCAGCAGGGCCAAGTGGCgcaggaaaaagtacatgggcgAGCGCAGCGCCGGGTCCAGGGCGGTCAGCAGCACGATGAGCGCGTTGCCCAGCAGCGTGAGCAGGAACGTGGCCAGGAAGAGCGCGGCGAGCAGAGGCCGCAGCGTGGGCACATGCGCGAAGCCCAGCAGGACCAGGTCGCGCCGGGCGCAGCTCTGGTTGGCGCACGGTGGGGCGTCGGGGGCGCCCGGGGGAGCCCAGGCCGCCGGCATGGACCCGGGTGGGCGAAGGAGCCTCTGGGAGGGGAAGAGGTAAGGAGAGGCGTGAAGAGCAGAGCTGTGCCCGCCCGGGCTCTGTCTCCCCAACGTGCGCTGAGCGGAGTAGGGCAGGCGTCTTATCAAAAGGCAAATCAGCTCATGAGGGGTCCTCCTTGAATGCCCCCCATGAGAATGGAAAGAGATCCCAGGGCCGTACGAGGCCCACGAGGTCCTGACTGGCCCGCCCCATCCACCTTCTGACCTCTTCTCCACCGAGCTGCGTCCACAATGCCtggtcctgcctcagggcctttgcacttgccatccCCGCCCCTTGAGATGCTGTTCCCTGGGATGTTTGTGCaactgtttccttctcttcttaaaAATACGAACTAAGATGCCTCTCCTCACCAGACAGCCCTTCCTCAATGACCTGGTTTCCAGCGTCTTGTCCACAACAGGCACACACACTAGCCACTCTCTGTTGCATCGTCTCGTTCCTACGGCACATGTGAAGGGGCTGGTTTATTTGCTCACTTGTGTATTATCTATCTGCCCCACCCACGAGCACTTTTCTGCCTGCTCTGGAGCGGTGTCTGGGGCACATGCAAGAGCGGCTagcgcatagtaggtgctctagAAAGTGCAGTCCGTTACATGGTCGAGTCTCCTTTCTGTAGGCAACAGACAAAAGTATGGACTTTCTCCCCGCAACATAATTTCTGTCCTGTTTGGCTCGAGTCTAtcttatctcatttttttaaaggttggttTTGACCAtgtaaatcagtggttctcaactggggatgatttggtcccccctcccccaccggggGACTGTGTGTGGTGACGTTTTGAGCTGTTATAGTTGAGGTGCTCCTGCCGTCTAGTTGGTAGAAGGTAAGGATGCTGTGAAACACTCTACAACACCCAGAACAGCACCCCCCATGCACTGTCAAAACAGAATTCCATCGCAATGTCAGCAGGAccgaggctgagaaaccctgacaTAAATGGATTTCAGGGTCCACTAACCGGTCATGATCTGCCGTTCAACAAGAAAACACCAGGCTTGCAGGAGCAGGGGGACCAGTCCATGAGAAATGAGGACACAGTAACGTTGGGAGGCAGGAGAGCGTGTCGACTAAGAGACTGGTCTTCGGGGATAGAAAACTCGGGTTATTCCCTGCACGCTTCCCTGGCTTGAagcctgttttcttctctgtggtgTGGGAAGAGCAGGATTTCCCTCATGTGCAAGAGCTCCTGAAATAACCCTACTAAAGCCCACAGCACTTCATCCAAAACACTAAGTCAGccccactgatctttttttttttttagcaaaataaatCTAACATGTCATGTTCCTCTTCAGAATGAGGGTCCTgcagctccatgcaaaagaatgaaacttgaccactctctcacaccatacacagagataaactccaaatggatgaaagacctcgatgtgagacaggaatccatcaaaatcctagaggagaacataggcagcaacctctacgacatcagccacagcaacctttttcatgacacatctccaaaggcaagagaagcaaaagataaaatgaacttgtgggacttcatcaagataaaaagcttctgcacagccaaggaaacagtcaaaacaactaagaggcagcccacggaatgggagaagatatttgcaaatgacactacagataaaagactggtatccaagatctacaaagaacttctccaactcaatacgcgagaaacaaataaatcataaaatgggcagaagatatgaacagacacttttccaatgaagacatacaaatggccaacagacacatgaaaaaaaaatgttcaaaatcattagccatcagggaaattcaaatcaaaaccatactaagatactactttatgccagttagaatggcaaaaatggacaaggcaagagacaacaattgttggagaggatgtggagaaaggggatccctcctacattgttggtgggaatgcaagttggtacagccactctggaaaacagtgtggaggtcccttaaaaagttaaaaattgagctaccctatgatccagcaattgcactactgggtgtttaccccaaagatacagacgtagtgaagagaagggccatatgcaccccagtgttcatagcagcactgtccacaatagctaaatcgtggaaggagccgagatgcccttcaacagatgaccggattaagaagttgtggtccgggggcgcctgggtggcacagcggttaagcgcctgccttcagctcagggcgtgatcctggcgttatgggatcgagccccatatcaggctcttccgctatgagcctgcttcttcctctcccactccccctgcttgtgttccctctctcgctggctgtttctatctctgtcaaataaataaataaaatctaaaaaaaaaaaaaaaaaaagaagttgtggtccatatatacaatggaatattactcagctatcagaaagaacgaattctcaacatttgctgcaacatggacggcactggaggagataatgctaagtgaaataagtcaagcagagaaagacaattatcatatgatttctctcatctatggaacataagaactaggaagatcggtaggagaagaaagggataaagaaagggggggtaatcagaagggggaatgaagcatgagagactatggactctgagaaacaaactgagggcttcagaggggaggggggtgggggaatggggtagaccggtgatgggtagtaaggagggcacgtattgcatggtgcactgggtgttatacacaactaatgaatcatcgagccttacatcggaaacgggggatgtactgtatggtgactaacataatgtaataaaaaaaaattaaaaaaaaaaaaagaatgagggtcCTGGGAGGGTTTGAGATCTGACTTGTTTTATCCTAAGTGCCACCGCAGAATTGTGGCAGATCGACAAGGAACATTATGTATCCCTTAGAGGGGAACGGGGTCCGGGTAAGTGGGAGGCATTGTGCAAAAAGTAGCaggtggaggagtggggaggatggAGCGATTTACTTCAGGCGAACACATGGCTACAAATGCACAGAAAATTAGGGAAGCACACTCGCCTACATGCAGGTTACCTCAACGCTGAGCAGCGTAACTGGAGGCAAAAGGCAAAGGGAACCTCGGACACGTCCCTTCGATGTTTTATTACAAGAACGTCGCCACCAGTTACTGCAGAATGACGCACTGTGAAGTCTGATGTCATCGACCCTGCATGAAATTGACCTGCGGGCTGGGCGCAGAGCCGTGGGCAGCAAAGCCTCCACGTTCTGGGACCCGCACGCACCGCTCTGCCTCCGCGGGGTCTGCACGGCGCGAGGTTTCGCCACTGTTGGCCTTGCCAGCTGCGATCACTACACCGGGAACCTGCTGCCCTCGGGGCACATCGCTGCTTCGCGCTCCTTGTATTTCCAGAAACTCAAAGACAGTGCAGATTCTTGGCCACAGCATGTTCCGAGATGAGGACTGTGACCCACTCGGGGATCGTAAGTTTGGTAGGACGTGACCAGCATTCCTTTAAGGAAGTACAGATTTCTTTAAATGAGGGTAAGAGTGAGGATTGTTTCATGACACTATagcctctggtgtgtgtgtgtgggtgtgtgtgtgtgtgtgtgtgtgtgcacgcaaaCTGTATTTCTTCCTAGATCTTGTCGtcaaaagaaatttgagaaacacCACTTATTTAAGAAGAAACTCACACTAGGACCTCCTTTTGTTTGAGCCAAACTTAAAGCTTTAGAACACTGCAAGAACGAACAAAACTCAGGCAGGTGCCCAACATCCCTGGCAGCTCATAATTGTATCGGTTCGTAGAAAGGGCTGGGCAGTCTACCAGATGCCTGTCTGGGGAGTCCCTTGTCTGGACCGTGGAAGCGCCTGCAGGGAGAAGGGCGATGCCGTGGGTTCCTCATCCTGCACCAGGGGACTTCTGATGTTCTTTTTAATGCAATCACGTCTGACTGTTTGGCTCTCATTTTCACACGGTTTTGGGGAAACTCTCTTCCTCGTGCAATCTTTACCTGCTGGACCATGGCTACAGCCTCCCCATCAGCCTTCCCGCCTCCCCTCTCTGCTCAACATCCACGGTATCCCCGCTCAGCAAAATCCACTTCCCCTCCCATGAAATGCCTGTCATTTTCTTTGCCCTCCCGGGAAGGACACAGATAAATCCTCAGGTCAGCAGTGATgcccagggagggaaagagagggagtgaTCTTTGCACCCCAAGCACGTACACGGGACTTTGTACCAGGCAGAGTTTCAAGCACAGCACTACTGCACTGACCCCACACAACAGTCTTGTCAACTAGGTACTGTTGTCCCCATGCAACTGTGTCACGACAGCTCATGTCCCCACAACAATTAGGGGGAACATGCCAGCCAGTGTCTGAACCTTGGCCAGAATGATTCACCCTGGCTACCCAGGACGGTGTCCACACTCTGTCATGGGAGGGGGCCTCAGACACAGTGGTTACTAGTCATAGCATATtaaacagacagacacagacacagagagagacacacagagaaatcaTTAAAATCCTGGTGAATGTTTGGGGGGATGGATAGGACGAATTTAACTACTGCTCTCTCGCAACAGTAGGAATGTTTTTAATCTGGTAAAGGGCTCTCAAATTCTTCAGCGAGACCCACAAAATAGGCCAAGTGCACCCAAAACCTCTTGATGACCCTCTCGGAGAGCAGGGTCCCTTTTGAACCCCCAGTGCCTgacccaggtcctggcacacggAGGTGAGTTCTCTGTGTGAGGACACCCTCTCTGGATTATTCCTCCTGTAACACGATTCCCGGACAATGGCTGTTAATGTCCCTCagaagccctcccacccccaaccccaccccgaCCATGCCACGATCCCAGCAGAGGGCGCAGAATGACAGCTGCCTCTGCTAAGGACCCAGCGCCTCATTCCACGCAGCCCCAGATCACCTAGGATGCTCACCCCTGGACAGGAAGGGTCCTTCTGCCTTGAAGACACTCCCCTAGCTGAGAGGTGTCACGCAACCAGCAGTCACGGTGGAACGCCTGCTGTAGGACAATGAGGTTAGAGCTGAACCACCCCACCAAATATGGGGGTGACAGCGGCCCCGAGCGAGAGCTCAGGGAACTTGTGCAAGCTTGGCTGAGTGGCCTAGCTGGGATGAGGTCTCCACTCCCTCATCGACAAAGGGAGATGATGAAACCTATGGctcagggctgctgggaggagaAAGGCCTGGTAAAGAGTAGACACCCCCACATGTTTCAGGGAGCTGACTTTAAAGCCAGACAGCCAGAGACTTAAACCtgagctctgccatttactagctgtgtgtgttccaaaacctctctgagcctctgcttccttgcCTGCAAACTGATGGCGTCTACCCCGTAAGACTGCTGTGAGAGTTCACTGAGGTCATACACGAGGGTCGGGACACAGTGAGCATTCACTAACTGACAGCAGCGATCACTTCCTCTTCACCACCATTATTATCGCCATCCTCTTCATCACCAACTGCCATCgccgtcatcaccaccaccatcaccaccaccattaccatcgCCATCATCACATCAAAGAATGATGGTCACGGGGAGCCCCAGCCCCCTCTTCCCCTTGCAGCCTGGAGCCCTTCCCTTCACAGAGGACCCACATACCTCCTGCTTCTTGGTCTGCCTGGAACTGAGGACAAAGCTCTGCCTATCCACCTTGATCCAGGAGCTCCCAGGGCTGACTGGGATTGCAGGAACCAGAGATTTCAATCGTTGGCTCTGGCCACACGATGAGAGCCCTGAGGACGTAGCCCACAGAGAATCCCGCTCATTACCAAATTGGCCCCTGTGTGCTCCAGGCCAGGTGAAAGCAGAGGGAGCTAGGGAGCGAGGAGGCTCTGCTTCTCTGAAGGCTGTAGTCCCCATTACACTCCCCCTTCCTGGGCTTCCTCATCCCGTGTTCCTTCTGACCTCCTGcttccagaatgttccagaagGGCTGGATGCTGTCTGCTCCTACCACCCACATATGCTCTTCATCTTGGCATTCAAGGCCCCCTGAAATCcgccccacccatctccccatcATCACGTCTTACCATGTCTTTGCCACATGTGCCCCACAGCCCCGTAACTCTTGGTTATGTCAGGGGAGCCGAGATAAGCTCTGTGCTTCTGATTAGTGCTTTTTCCCGTATGGCTGCCATGCTTCGATCGCAGAAGTCAAAACAGCCATTTGAAAGGACTTATTTTAGGACGTGGAAATAGTAGCTATTGAGGGGTTGGGCGTGTGGGATCTGCAATCAGAATTTCACCCTTGTGTGCTTGGGTGAAGGGTTTGAGCCCTATGACTCGGTTTCCCCTTCTGGAAACAGGGTATAAAAATAGCACCTGCCTCCCGATGTTGCAGGCACGTGAGAGGAACAAGGATCAACACAAATCCTGCTTCCACGGGACTAGCACCGCGCCTGGTTCTTCCCATCCTAGCGACAGACTTTCCCTGGTCCTGGTACGACTGCACGTCTAACCACATCGCTGCACCTGCAGGGCCTGCACTAGTCCACATCGTCCTGCGTGCACTGGCACGTGTTTGCAGAGCGAGTGAGTGAGCACACACGCACGTCTACCGGCTGTGAGTCAGCTCAGTCAGCCACAGACAGCGTGAAACATGGGACGGAGCAGAGAACGTCGGCATCTCGGGACGTAAGGTGAGCGACGCTTCAGATATATCTGCGTCTGTGTCCCTTTCAACTTCCACCTCCGTCCATTTCTACAGACACATCCATGTCACGTCCGCGTTGGAATCAGTGTTGCTGTACCCGCGTCTCTCTCTTCGTCTCCGTGTATTAATTTCAGATCCCACAGATAAGTGAGATCCTACAGCGTGTGTCTTCGTTTGGCTTCTCTGATTTATCACGAAGCGCTCtgggtccacccatgttgtcgcAACATGTTGACCGTCACGCATCTCTCACTGGTAACTGTATGTTACCTGACTCACTGGTGCCCCCACTTACTCTTGGTCAAGTGTGTAAAGTCAAGATCACAGTACCATCGACCCGATAAGCACGTTCCGCTGCTTGAGTCAACAACCTGCAACGTCCTTACACAAACGCTCGGCACGTAACAAACGATATAATAAAGTGTTAGCTATTGCATCTGGGTGACGATGAACGTCTTACACTTTATTGGAATctaacaacaaacaaacaaaaaacacaacaggaAAGCCCACGCCTGACACACCTCATCTACTCCATCTTGACGACGACTGTATTGGGTCAGACGTTGGCCCTGTGTCGGAGGTTGGCAAGCTACGGCTCTTTGCCCATTGTCCACAGCCCTCAAGCaaatgagaaagggagagagggaggaagggaggaaggtttt
This genomic window from Ursus arctos isolate Adak ecotype North America unplaced genomic scaffold, UrsArc2.0 scaffold_19, whole genome shotgun sequence contains:
- the LOC125283302 gene encoding olfactory receptor 10A7-like; this translates as MVMVVVMVVVMTAMAVGDEEDGDNNGGEEEVIAARLLRPPGSMPAAWAPPGAPDAPPCANQSCARRDLVLLGFAHVPTLRPLLAALFLATFLLTLLGNALIVLLTALDPALRSPMYFFLRHLALLEISFSLNIAPRLLVTLLRPGRGVSPTGCALQLLLVLSCVTSECFLLTAMAWDRYVAICRPLRYGAIMTPRLCHLLAATCWLAGVPVSLVFTVWLFSFPFCGPRGIRHFFCDIAPLLSLVCADTRVFEANVLAATVLIMIVPFCLIATSYSKIVATVLRLPLATGRHKALSTCASHLIVVVLFYGTTGVIHLRPKASYSPESKQVVSLSYTLVTPMLNPLIYSLRNKEVKAALGRVCVQRRGTHLP